The nucleotide sequence TCCCCTGCGGCCGAGCAGTTCTTGAATCGCTTCAGCGCGACCTCGGTGCCGTCGGCCAGCACGCCCTTGTAGACGTTGCCGTAGCCTCCGCGGCCGATGATGTTGTCCCTGGAGAAGTTCTTAGTGGCCTGCTTGATGTCGTCGAATCTGAACTTGACTAGGGTTGTGCTCGCGCTGATCGACTCCAGTGCCAGCGAGGGTTCGACCTCCGGCTTCGAGGGCTTCCTCCGCAGCTTCCTCCGCCGATTCAGATAGCGTCTGACCCAGAACCAAGCCGCGAGAGCGGCGAGCAGGAGGAGCACGAAGCAGCCGGCGGCGACGCCGTAGATCCAAGTGCTGGAGCCGCCGCCGGAGGGGGAAGGGGCAGACGTGTTGGGGCTGAGGAGGAAGAAGCAGTAGGCGTTGGCGCCGTCCGAGGGGCCCAAGCTGCTAATGGCGCCGCCGGCGTAGATGGCGGGGTAGGAGGCGCAGTCGGAGACATTCCCGTGGTTAGGACCGGGAAGGTAGGCGGCCTTGACGCGGTTTAGGCTGACGGTGCAGGCGGTGCAGGCGGGCGTGGTCTGGAAGGACTGGTTGCAGTTGCGGTCCATGTCGCTGATGCCGGCGGACGGCACCACGTTCTCGAAATCCTGCCGGGAGGTGATGTTCATGCACCCCTGGGCGATCCACTCGGTGCGGAACCCGCATCCGGTGCGGACATCGAAGGGGTCAGCCGCGGAGAAGAGCGGCGCGAGGGCGGCCTGGAAGGCCGTCCAgcaggcggcggcggcgtcgACGGGGGGGTGGAACAGCGAGTCGGTACGCAGGTACTGGGAGAGGGTGAGGTGGAGGAGCTGGAGGGCGTAGGTGCAGCTGTGGGCAGAGTCGGAAGAGTTAGGGGACGAAGCGGCGGCGGAGACGAACTTCTGGGTCACGGAGAAGTCGAGGGGGCAGGAGGAGGAGTTCTGGGAGAGGGCGAGATCCAGCAAGAGAAGCAAGCAGAAGGCGCTGAAGAGGAGACGAAGCGGGTCGGAGACGGCGATCGTCATTGCGGGCGACCACTTCTTCGGGGCTTGCTATTGGGTAGCGGTAATCAACCACCTCTCCATCAGATTAGGTTGTGATGGCGTGAGTAATTATATTGACTATGAGTTGTCTTGTACCACAGCAACACCAACGGATGGAGTAGAGAGCGATGAGGAAGAGGCTTCGGGGAAGGAGCGGGAGGCAGAGGAGAGCTCCTCCACCTGCTCTGCTCTGACCTAATTTGGTGTGCTGCGAGAGGAAGAGAGGAGCATGTAAAGATGAAGAGGTTAAGGAGGCGGCGAGATTGGGGAAGGCTGCCGCCGATGGTTGGAAGTTTCGTGCTTTTGACGAGTTAAGGTTAACTGTGTGTGGTTGGCGATGCAGACGTGTAATataaactatttttatttttaattatattataatttttactatAATTTATTAATCTTTTCAAATATTACAAACCTCCGTTAATATTAATTAGACCGTCTTAATGCCAATTATTTATGAGCATTAATCAATCGAACTAATTCCATcgacatgcataaaaaaaaattcaattgttTTTCTATAGTCATTTTGAGTTTAGTGTCTCACTTGTTTTGGTCTTTATAGATTAATCAAATATTTGACTCCTTTTCCTTGTATTCtaactatttaaaaatatttatcaatcttaatatatatatatatatatatatatatattatacatcttAATTGATGTTAAAAATTCATCacttactaattaatttaaataaaaaaatatattcactTGAAATAAAATTTGACTGACATGTTTGTACTGCGGCGGAAACCAATCCACGGCAGTGAGACGAAGGGCAGCGGTCATCCGCGAGTGGAACCGAAGCAGCAGCCTTCGCTTTCGTTTCCCTTTTTAACCTCCGACGACGAAGCGGGAGGAAGAGATGCTTATCCCAAGGAGCAGCAGC is from Musa acuminata AAA Group cultivar baxijiao chromosome BXJ3-8, Cavendish_Baxijiao_AAA, whole genome shotgun sequence and encodes:
- the LOC135645839 gene encoding probable LRR receptor-like serine/threonine-protein kinase RKF3, translating into MTIAVSDPLRLLFSAFCLLLLLDLALSQNSSSCPLDFSVTQKFVSAAASSPNSSDSAHSCTYALQLLHLTLSQYLRTDSLFHPPVDAAAACWTAFQAALAPLFSAADPFDVRTGCGFRTEWIAQGCMNITSRQDFENVVPSAGISDMDRNCNQSFQTTPACTACTVSLNRVKAAYLPGPNHGNVSDCASYPAIYAGGAISSLGPSDGANAYCFFLLSPNTSAPSPSGGGSSTWIYGVAAGCFVLLLLAALAAWFWVRRYLNRRRKLRRKPSKPEVEPSLALESISASTTLVKFRFDDIKQATKNFSRDNIIGRGGYGNVYKGVLADGTEVALKRFKNCSAAGDASFAHEVEVIASVRHVNLVALRGYCLATTQMEGHQRIIVCDLMRNGSLHDHLFGTGDHRLSWPLRQKIALGTARGLAYLHDGVQPAIIHRDIKASNILLDEMFEPKVADFGLARFAPEGMSHVSTRVAGTLGYVAPEYALYGQLTEKSDVYSFGVVLLELLSGKKAFVSMGEGQAFVLSDWAWSLVRRGRTMAVLEEGMEELGPTEVLEKYVLVAVLCTHPQLHARPKMDQIVKILETDLAVPSIPDRPISIVSNIEDIERSVSSSGSEKA